The following are encoded in a window of Flavobacterium psychrotrophum genomic DNA:
- a CDS encoding endo-beta-N-acetylglucosaminidase, protein MKKITLFTFLLFGGALFAQIVNTAPYILTIDQLKSWTPDGATASEDLISTIPLATRFSNPDTQFNPALSNNMQIAYLPDGMNNFGNYHGEQSQFNLYNFTHWAYIDKFVWFGGTSTQTVQIPSSPWANAAHKNGVKIFGDIFFSPLAYGGSTATLQSFLERDEQGNFLAVPKLVAIMQYYKFDGWFINQETGTTAAVATEMRAFVSALTAEVEAKGKEVMWYDAMTPTGAVGWQNRLNTVNSPFLQDDADGDSANGFETRVSSSMFINFFWNSSAGPIASRNRARAIGRSEFDVFTGADIWPNRNQGSFATNGNSFMTALHDGATTPYTSLGLFATNCLYNYSGFTNFNNDPTDVDSFYSAENHMFGGLDRNPALVDATGFKGFGNWVPEASVIISLPFETGFSTGHGTKKFIEGVQTSSDAWHNVGVQDILPTWTWAFSQNGTLSAKYDFDDAYTLGNSIKISGTLPATTTVDLMLYKTKLTVVPGTAIELAARSTSHLKLIVVFADSPTERVEFALSDAADASWHKQTVVLPSAYNGKEIAAIGLRFYSEATLNDYAVNVGGLKVYADPDLATANYNMGRDMVTVSYPSGTKDVVFTLNTNLGSKVGYTIFDLQGKQIRQGNIPAGSTDYRPDTNGISAGMYMVRFTDTRNMADTKKIFIK, encoded by the coding sequence TTGAAAAAAATTACTCTTTTTACATTTTTACTATTTGGTGGTGCTCTTTTTGCGCAAATTGTGAATACGGCTCCGTATATTTTAACGATAGATCAGTTAAAGTCCTGGACACCGGACGGTGCTACAGCTTCTGAAGATCTTATAAGCACAATACCACTTGCTACAAGGTTTAGTAATCCCGATACCCAGTTCAACCCGGCGCTTAGCAACAATATGCAAATTGCTTACCTGCCCGATGGTATGAACAATTTTGGCAACTACCACGGCGAACAAAGCCAGTTTAATCTTTACAACTTTACTCACTGGGCTTATATAGATAAGTTTGTCTGGTTTGGAGGCACATCTACCCAAACGGTTCAAATACCTTCATCGCCCTGGGCAAATGCCGCGCATAAAAATGGAGTTAAAATTTTTGGAGATATATTCTTTTCGCCATTAGCATACGGTGGTTCAACGGCTACGTTGCAAAGTTTTTTAGAACGCGATGAGCAGGGCAACTTTTTAGCGGTGCCAAAACTTGTTGCCATTATGCAATATTATAAGTTTGATGGTTGGTTTATTAATCAGGAGACAGGAACCACAGCAGCAGTTGCTACAGAAATGCGTGCGTTTGTTAGTGCCCTTACTGCCGAAGTAGAAGCAAAAGGTAAAGAAGTTATGTGGTATGATGCCATGACACCCACCGGAGCTGTGGGCTGGCAAAATAGGCTTAATACTGTAAACAGTCCTTTTTTGCAGGATGATGCAGATGGCGATAGCGCTAATGGTTTTGAAACCCGTGTGAGCAGTAGTATGTTTATCAATTTTTTCTGGAATAGTTCGGCAGGGCCCATAGCTTCGCGTAACCGTGCAAGAGCTATCGGACGTTCTGAATTTGATGTATTTACGGGAGCAGATATCTGGCCTAATCGTAATCAGGGCAGTTTTGCTACAAATGGTAATAGTTTTATGACTGCATTACACGATGGCGCCACTACACCTTACACATCGCTGGGCCTGTTTGCAACCAACTGTCTTTATAACTATTCAGGCTTTACTAATTTTAATAATGATCCTACAGATGTAGATTCTTTTTATAGCGCAGAAAACCATATGTTTGGTGGGTTAGACCGTAATCCTGCTCTTGTAGACGCTACGGGTTTTAAAGGATTTGGGAACTGGGTTCCGGAAGCATCGGTTATTATCAGCCTGCCTTTTGAAACCGGATTTTCTACCGGTCATGGGACTAAAAAATTTATAGAAGGTGTACAAACAAGCAGCGATGCCTGGCATAATGTAGGTGTTCAGGATATTTTGCCAACCTGGACGTGGGCTTTCTCTCAAAATGGTACACTATCGGCAAAGTACGATTTTGACGATGCTTATACTTTGGGTAATTCAATTAAAATAAGCGGAACGCTTCCTGCAACTACTACTGTAGATTTAATGCTTTATAAAACAAAGCTTACTGTAGTTCCCGGTACAGCGATAGAACTGGCTGCGCGAAGCACATCGCACCTAAAACTTATAGTAGTTTTTGCCGATAGCCCAACTGAGAGAGTTGAGTTTGCATTATCTGATGCTGCCGACGCAAGCTGGCATAAGCAAACAGTGGTATTACCATCAGCTTATAACGGTAAGGAAATTGCGGCTATTGGCCTGCGTTTTTATTCAGAGGCTACGCTTAACGATTATGCGGTAAATGTAGGAGGTCTTAAAGTATATGCCGACCCGGATCTTGCTACTGCTAATTACAATATGGGCAGAGATATGGTTACAGTAAGTTACCCGTCAGGCACTAAAGATGTGGTATTTACGCTAAACACTAACCTGGGTAGCAAAGTAGGTTACACTATTTTTGACCTTCAGGGTAAGCAGATACGTCAGGGTAATATTCCTGCCGGAAGTACCGATTACAGACCGGATACCAACGGTATAAGTGCAGGTATGTATATGGTTCGTTTTACCGATACACGTAACATGGCTGACACAAAAAAGATCTTTATCAAGTAA
- a CDS encoding DUF4421 family protein, whose product MKVFTSLFLLFAVCSGFAQRVDSLYIAPYPQKMSISPFVANNTLLVSNNDVEYSPNNPITVGVGFSIKNTVVNARLSYGAADLQGKEYGKTKVVDFQLHNYGRKFIIDVFIQNYKGFYNEDKQNITLYPDMAVRQIGAEGTYLFNGGQFSAKAAFQHSEKQLQSAGSFAIGAGLYNYRMHLGDVLPDSGDEYIDNIQFGANAGYAYSWVVNKYWLLSGMITAGANVGNNPDNLKNIKLNVYPTAFARGAAAYRKNDWSVAFSMLIQNKLVYATKGNEFSVASLGLQLMYVKRFDSFR is encoded by the coding sequence ATGAAAGTTTTTACCTCGCTGTTTTTGCTGTTTGCTGTATGCTCTGGTTTTGCCCAGAGAGTAGATTCGCTCTACATTGCACCTTACCCGCAAAAAATGTCTATTTCGCCTTTTGTGGCAAACAATACTTTACTGGTAAGTAATAATGATGTTGAATACAGCCCTAACAACCCGATTACTGTAGGCGTGGGTTTTTCTATAAAAAACACCGTTGTTAATGCCCGGTTAAGCTATGGTGCGGCCGACCTGCAGGGCAAGGAGTATGGCAAAACAAAAGTGGTCGACTTCCAGCTACACAATTACGGGCGAAAGTTTATAATTGATGTATTTATCCAGAATTATAAAGGTTTTTATAATGAAGACAAACAAAACATAACGCTGTATCCTGACATGGCTGTACGGCAGATAGGAGCAGAGGGCACATATCTATTTAACGGTGGGCAGTTCTCTGCTAAGGCAGCCTTTCAGCACAGCGAAAAGCAATTACAATCTGCCGGAAGCTTTGCTATTGGAGCTGGATTATATAACTACCGTATGCACCTTGGCGATGTACTGCCAGATTCTGGTGACGAATATATTGATAACATACAATTTGGTGCCAATGCCGGATATGCTTATTCGTGGGTGGTAAACAAATACTGGCTACTGTCGGGTATGATTACTGCCGGAGCTAATGTGGGCAATAACCCTGATAACCTCAAAAATATAAAGCTTAATGTTTACCCCACAGCTTTTGCCCGTGGTGCTGCCGCTTACAGAAAAAATGACTGGTCTGTAGCATTCTCTATGCTCATACAAAACAAGCTTGTATATGCCACAAAGGGAAACGAGTTTAGTGTTGCCTCATTGGGACTGCAGTTAATGTATGTAAAACGGTTTGATAGTTTCAGGTAG
- a CDS encoding DUF1801 domain-containing protein → MAKNKTTETAINVTDFINTYVDNDQKKEDSFQLIALLREWSGFEPKMWGPTIIGFGSYHYKYASGHEGDAPILGFSPRKAEFSLYVYSPTEENKPLLDDLGKFKMGKACIYVKKLSDINIDALEKICKATIAYLNENHECACREV, encoded by the coding sequence ATGGCAAAAAATAAAACTACCGAAACCGCCATCAACGTTACCGACTTCATTAACACCTATGTGGATAATGACCAAAAGAAAGAAGACAGTTTTCAACTGATAGCACTACTGCGCGAATGGTCCGGGTTTGAGCCAAAAATGTGGGGACCAACCATTATCGGCTTTGGCAGTTACCACTATAAATATGCCAGTGGGCATGAGGGCGATGCACCAATACTTGGATTTTCGCCACGCAAGGCGGAATTTTCATTGTATGTGTACTCTCCTACCGAAGAAAACAAACCGCTATTAGATGATTTGGGTAAGTTCAAAATGGGGAAAGCCTGCATCTACGTTAAAAAATTATCTGATATTAATATTGATGCTTTAGAGAAAATCTGTAAAGCAACTATTGCCTATCTTAACGAGAACCATGAGTGTGCTTGTAGGGAAGTATAA
- a CDS encoding transglycosylase domain-containing protein, translating into MESKGEQFYPTYRFDLNNRDVVLIEFEEAQKVANSQTKIYAQVASVLVAITAVLIPLFFNQEKEALNANLTILQENSFLFALFITFLGGFLLRYFVELQRQIVFNARKVVSLRLMLGLDYGNIHLTLPNFRVEGATNPFVIKFFNGWFWFQTVPFWMLTFINILVWRFACNNSVLLDIIFSDKYSEITLILITLAGYIYIFRCQLFEQHENLLLVFTKNLSKIIRIKLLPNFEYIIYRAKLSYIELDRLNVNYKNLEKILVDIEDKSFHNNSGFSIKSLMRGFFSIFKMFRRRHSIIKNGGSTLTMQLARTLFIPSNQNIYLRKMIEILLSIWINKTFVKSDILKLYVASVRYEKGKMGLSFAIKHFFQNDIQNMKLTNEESFFLVERLSNISSTVNWTRINHLLTRTQLPIERSLLDNIYNRLIREGKLRPI; encoded by the coding sequence ATGGAAAGCAAGGGGGAACAATTTTATCCGACATACAGGTTTGACTTGAATAACAGGGATGTTGTATTAATAGAATTTGAAGAAGCTCAAAAAGTAGCAAATTCACAAACAAAAATTTATGCTCAAGTAGCAAGTGTTTTAGTTGCAATTACCGCTGTTTTAATACCTCTTTTTTTTAATCAGGAAAAAGAAGCTTTAAACGCGAATCTAACTATTTTGCAAGAAAACTCATTTCTATTCGCACTCTTTATAACATTCTTGGGAGGATTTTTGTTGCGATACTTTGTTGAATTACAAAGACAAATTGTTTTTAACGCTAGAAAAGTAGTGTCATTACGGCTAATGTTAGGCTTAGATTATGGGAACATACATTTGACACTACCAAATTTTCGAGTTGAAGGAGCAACTAATCCATTTGTTATAAAATTTTTTAATGGATGGTTTTGGTTTCAGACTGTTCCTTTTTGGATGCTAACATTTATCAATATCTTGGTCTGGCGATTTGCATGTAATAATAGTGTATTATTAGATATAATTTTTTCTGATAAATATTCTGAAATAACTCTCATTTTAATTACTTTGGCAGGATATATTTACATATTTAGATGCCAATTGTTCGAACAACATGAAAATTTACTTTTAGTATTTACTAAGAATTTGTCCAAGATTATTAGAATAAAATTATTACCAAATTTTGAATATATAATTTACAGAGCTAAACTTTCATATATTGAACTTGATAGGTTAAATGTAAATTACAAAAACTTAGAAAAAATACTCGTAGATATCGAAGATAAAAGCTTTCATAATAATTCTGGATTTTCAATAAAATCTTTAATGAGAGGTTTTTTCAGTATTTTTAAGATGTTCAGGAGGCGACATTCAATAATTAAAAATGGGGGGTCGACATTAACAATGCAACTCGCTAGAACTCTATTCATTCCTTCTAACCAAAATATATACTTAAGAAAGATGATTGAGATATTATTATCTATATGGATTAATAAAACTTTTGTAAAATCTGATATATTAAAATTATACGTTGCTTCTGTTAGGTATGAAAAAGGAAAAATGGGGCTTTCATTTGCAATCAAACACTTCTTTCAGAATGATATTCAAAATATGAAATTAACTAATGAAGAATCTTTTTTTCTTGTCGAAAGACTATCCAATATTAGCTCTACAGTCAATTGGACAAGAATTAACCATTTACTTACAAGAACACAGCTGCCTATTGAACGAAGCTTATTAGATAACATTTACAATAGATTAATTAGGGAAGGAAAATTAAGACCTATATAA
- the purL gene encoding phosphoribosylformylglycinamidine synthase, whose translation MIHFFGNQTTTVFAVQSQNELTAEDISKLNWLFGNAHKIEKSVLADFFVGPRATMITPWSTNAVEITQNMGIEGIIRIEEFIKVNEADAKFDPMLSQKYDGLNQDIYTINIQPEPILEIDDIAAYNTKEGLSLSEEEVDYLNELAVKLGRKLTDSEVFGFSQVNSEHCRHKIFNGTFVIDGEEKPSSLFKLIKKTSQENPNDIVSAYKDNVAFIKGPRVQQFAPKTADKPDFYDVKEFDSVISIKAETHNFPTTVEPFNGAATGAGGEIRDRLAGGQGSLPLAGTAVYMTAYSRLEENRPWEEGMDERKWLYQTPMDILIKASNGASDFGNKFGQPLITGSVLTFEHEEAGRKLGFDKVIMLAGGIGYGKESQSKKQKPQEGDKVVILGGENYRIGMGGAAVSSADTGAFASGIELNAVQRSNPEMQKRAANAVRGMVESDDNTIVSIHDHGAGGHLNCLSELVEETGGLIDLDKLPVGDPTLSAKEIIGNESQERMGLIIGQKDIDTLQRIADRERSPMYTVGEVTGDHRFTFKSATTGEKPMDFALEDMFGASPKTVMNDKTVTPNYSEVTYSQDKIHDYLNQVLQLEAVACKDWLTNKVDRCVGGKVAKQQTAGPIQLPLNNVGVMALDYAGKEGIATTIGHSPVSALIEPAAASRTAIAESLSNIVFAPLKDGLKSVSLSANWMWACKNEGEDARLYEAVEACSEFAIELGINIPTGKDSLSMKQKYPDGDVIAPGTVIISAAGNCNDITKVVEPVLKRNGGNIYYINLSNDGFKLGGSSFAQVLNKVGTEVPTITDAANFKTSFNTIQDLIKAGKIAAGHDIGSGGLITTLLEMSFAEVNLGAEYDLTNLNEADTVKVLFAENIAVVLQADASIEAELAANGIDFIKIGQPKEGTEITVKNGDTNLTFDVAETRDTWYKTSYLLDQKQSGVQKAKERYVNYKSQPLVYNFPTQFTGKKVVIDASKPRPKAAIIREKGSNSEREMANAMYLAGFDVKDVHMTDLISGRETLEDIQFIGAVGGFSNSDVLGSAKGWAGAFLYNEKAKTALENFFKREDTLSVGICNGCQLFIELGLINPEHEVKPRMHFNDSHKHESAFTSVKVQENNSVMLNTLAGSTLGVWISHGEGKFELPYQEDKYSVVAKYAYNGYPANPNGSHFDIAMMSSNDGRHLVMMPHIERSMFQWNWAYYPEGRTDEVSPWHEAFVNAREWIEKR comes from the coding sequence ATGATCCATTTCTTCGGAAACCAGACCACTACGGTTTTTGCGGTACAGTCGCAAAACGAACTAACGGCAGAGGACATTTCAAAACTTAACTGGCTTTTTGGCAACGCACATAAAATAGAAAAATCCGTACTCGCGGATTTTTTTGTTGGACCGCGCGCCACCATGATTACCCCGTGGAGCACTAACGCCGTAGAAATTACCCAGAACATGGGTATTGAAGGTATTATTCGCATTGAGGAGTTTATCAAGGTGAATGAGGCTGATGCTAAATTCGACCCGATGCTGTCGCAAAAGTACGATGGCCTTAACCAGGATATTTATACCATAAACATACAGCCGGAGCCTATTCTCGAGATAGATGACATTGCGGCTTATAATACTAAAGAAGGGCTTTCGCTTAGCGAAGAAGAGGTAGATTATCTTAATGAACTTGCCGTAAAACTGGGCAGGAAACTGACGGATAGCGAAGTTTTTGGCTTTAGCCAGGTAAACTCAGAGCACTGCCGCCACAAGATATTCAACGGTACGTTTGTTATTGATGGCGAAGAAAAACCATCGTCACTATTCAAACTGATCAAGAAAACATCTCAGGAAAACCCTAACGATATTGTTTCGGCTTACAAAGACAACGTAGCCTTTATAAAAGGGCCACGCGTACAGCAGTTCGCACCTAAAACAGCAGACAAGCCTGATTTTTATGATGTAAAAGAATTTGATTCTGTTATATCTATAAAAGCAGAAACGCATAACTTCCCTACTACGGTTGAGCCTTTTAACGGTGCTGCTACCGGTGCAGGTGGAGAAATTCGCGACAGGCTTGCAGGAGGCCAGGGCTCGCTTCCATTAGCGGGAACAGCGGTGTATATGACGGCCTATTCTAGATTAGAAGAAAACCGCCCTTGGGAAGAAGGTATGGACGAGCGCAAATGGCTGTACCAAACCCCGATGGACATATTGATAAAGGCATCTAACGGTGCGTCAGATTTTGGTAACAAATTCGGGCAGCCGCTAATTACAGGTTCAGTACTTACATTTGAACACGAAGAAGCCGGGCGTAAACTGGGCTTTGATAAAGTGATAATGCTTGCAGGCGGTATAGGCTACGGTAAAGAGAGCCAAAGCAAAAAACAAAAACCACAGGAAGGCGATAAAGTAGTTATCCTGGGTGGTGAAAACTACCGCATAGGTATGGGTGGTGCTGCCGTTTCAAGCGCAGATACCGGAGCGTTTGCATCTGGTATTGAGCTTAATGCAGTGCAGCGTTCTAACCCTGAAATGCAAAAACGTGCTGCCAATGCCGTTCGTGGTATGGTAGAGAGTGATGATAATACTATTGTTTCTATCCACGACCACGGTGCGGGCGGACACTTAAACTGCCTTAGCGAACTTGTTGAGGAAACCGGCGGGCTTATCGACCTTGATAAGCTTCCTGTAGGCGACCCTACCCTTTCTGCTAAGGAGATCATTGGTAACGAGAGCCAGGAACGTATGGGCCTTATCATTGGTCAGAAAGATATTGACACATTACAGCGCATTGCCGACCGTGAGCGTAGCCCAATGTATACTGTAGGCGAAGTAACCGGCGACCACAGGTTTACCTTTAAAAGTGCTACTACCGGCGAAAAACCAATGGACTTTGCGTTGGAAGATATGTTTGGCGCATCGCCAAAAACTGTAATGAACGATAAAACGGTTACCCCTAATTATAGCGAGGTAACATATTCTCAGGATAAAATACACGACTATCTTAATCAGGTACTGCAGCTTGAAGCTGTAGCCTGTAAAGACTGGCTAACAAATAAGGTAGACCGCTGCGTGGGTGGTAAAGTTGCCAAGCAACAAACGGCGGGACCTATACAGCTTCCGCTGAATAACGTGGGCGTTATGGCGCTTGACTATGCCGGTAAAGAAGGTATTGCTACCACTATAGGCCACTCCCCTGTTTCAGCGCTGATTGAACCTGCTGCCGCAAGCCGTACCGCTATTGCTGAGTCGCTTAGTAACATCGTATTTGCTCCGCTAAAAGACGGTTTAAAAAGTGTGTCGCTTTCGGCCAACTGGATGTGGGCGTGTAAGAATGAGGGTGAAGACGCAAGGCTATACGAAGCTGTAGAAGCCTGTAGTGAATTTGCTATTGAATTGGGCATCAACATCCCAACCGGTAAGGATTCACTTAGTATGAAACAAAAATACCCTGACGGCGACGTTATTGCCCCGGGTACAGTAATTATCTCTGCTGCGGGTAACTGTAACGACATTACTAAAGTAGTAGAGCCGGTACTAAAACGAAACGGCGGCAACATATACTACATCAACCTGAGCAATGATGGCTTTAAACTGGGCGGATCATCATTTGCGCAGGTATTGAATAAAGTGGGTACAGAAGTACCAACAATTACCGATGCTGCCAACTTTAAAACATCATTCAATACCATTCAGGATCTTATAAAGGCGGGTAAAATTGCAGCTGGCCACGATATAGGCAGCGGCGGACTTATTACTACCCTGCTTGAAATGAGCTTTGCAGAAGTAAACCTGGGTGCTGAATATGACCTGACCAACCTTAATGAGGCTGATACGGTTAAGGTGCTTTTCGCAGAAAATATTGCCGTGGTACTACAGGCAGATGCCTCTATTGAAGCGGAACTTGCTGCTAATGGCATTGACTTTATAAAAATAGGACAGCCAAAAGAAGGCACTGAAATAACCGTGAAAAACGGTGATACCAATCTTACTTTTGACGTTGCCGAAACACGCGATACCTGGTATAAAACATCATACCTTTTAGACCAGAAACAGTCTGGTGTACAGAAAGCTAAAGAGCGTTATGTAAACTATAAGTCGCAACCGCTGGTATATAACTTCCCTACTCAGTTTACAGGTAAGAAAGTTGTTATCGATGCAAGCAAACCAAGGCCTAAAGCAGCTATAATCCGTGAGAAGGGTTCTAACTCGGAACGCGAAATGGCAAATGCTATGTACCTTGCCGGCTTTGATGTGAAAGACGTGCACATGACCGATCTAATCTCGGGTCGCGAAACGCTGGAAGATATACAATTTATAGGTGCTGTGGGTGGTTTCTCAAATTCAGATGTACTGGGTTCGGCTAAAGGCTGGGCAGGTGCGTTCCTGTATAACGAGAAAGCTAAAACCGCATTAGAGAACTTCTTTAAACGTGAAGATACACTATCAGTTGGTATTTGTAACGGCTGCCAATTGTTTATAGAGCTTGGCCTTATTAACCCTGAGCATGAGGTAAAACCACGCATGCACTTTAACGATAGCCACAAGCACGAAAGTGCCTTTACATCGGTTAAAGTACAGGAAAACAATTCGGTGATGCTAAACACGCTTGCGGGCAGCACGCTGGGCGTATGGATTAGCCACGGTGAAGGTAAATTTGAGCTTCCGTACCAGGAAGATAAATATAGCGTGGTGGCTAAATATGCCTACAACGGCTACCCGGCTAACCCTAACGGCTCTCACTTTGACATTGCAATGATGAGCAGCAACGATGGCCGCCACCTGGTAATGATGCCGCACATAGAGCGCTCTATGTTCCAATGGAACTGGGCCTACTACCCTGAAGGCCGTACCGATGAGGTAAGCCCTTGGCACGAAGCGTTTGTAAATGCGCGTGAGTGGATTGAGAAAAGGTAA
- a CDS encoding TonB-dependent receptor encodes MKTTITLLLLFVTAFAQSQTTISGTVTDDKGKPAAAANVFIDGTYDGGTTAADGTFSFTTDVTGSQVLVITFLGFDDARITIDVANYTAQTFKLQENVNTLDAVVISAGTFSAGDNTKVTALNALDIVTTAGSAGNIIAALQTLPGTQTVGESGRLFVRGGEADETQTFVDGIRVAQPYNATANNLPTRGRFSPFLFKGMMFSTGGYSAEFGEALSSVLLLNTIEEPDQEQTDISLMTVGLGLANTQKWGRSSLSVNAAYMNLQPYQVVVPQDVSWNKPYQSFSGETVYRYKTENGIFKVYAAFDRANFSLNQKDINQPQLIRTSITNDNFYTNSSYKGVFGTQWTVQAGIAYGYSHNDIGLDENTVTNGEHSSHMKLKFTKGFSSRVKLSFGADYFLTDFTERYTEPSGFTYTSGYVNNIAATYAEADFIFSKKFALKTGIRATYSDVIGQSNIEPRIALAYKAGAKGQFSLAYGDFHQTPKADYLKYFKDFEFEKTAHYIFNYMYNGDGKTFRAEFYYKDYANLVKYNSLLPEYNSTYSNKGKGFAQGIDLFYRDSRSIKNLDYWISYSYIDSKRDYKNYEKEVTPSYIARHNFSIVTKYWISDLRSQLGVTYSFNSGRPYDNPNQSAFMAGQTKSYNNLSLSWAYLLSQQKILYFSVSNVLGYDNTFGYTYANNAGADGMYARQAITQPASRFFFVGFFWSISDDKKSNQLENL; translated from the coding sequence ATGAAAACAACAATTACCCTTTTGCTACTTTTTGTTACTGCCTTTGCACAGTCTCAAACCACTATTAGCGGCACTGTGACCGATGATAAAGGTAAACCTGCCGCTGCCGCTAATGTATTTATAGATGGTACTTATGATGGTGGCACTACAGCAGCAGATGGTACTTTTAGTTTTACTACAGATGTTACCGGAAGCCAGGTACTAGTAATAACTTTTTTAGGCTTTGATGATGCACGCATAACTATAGATGTTGCTAACTATACTGCACAAACTTTTAAACTTCAGGAAAATGTAAATACGTTAGATGCTGTTGTAATTTCTGCCGGAACATTTAGTGCCGGCGATAATACAAAGGTTACAGCCTTAAACGCGCTTGATATTGTTACCACGGCAGGCAGCGCCGGTAATATTATAGCTGCCCTGCAAACGCTTCCGGGTACACAAACTGTGGGAGAGAGCGGCCGCCTGTTTGTGCGTGGTGGCGAGGCAGACGAAACCCAAACGTTTGTAGATGGTATACGCGTGGCACAACCTTATAATGCAACTGCAAACAACCTGCCCACACGTGGCCGCTTTTCGCCGTTTTTATTTAAAGGGATGATGTTTTCTACAGGTGGTTATTCGGCTGAGTTTGGGGAGGCGCTTAGCAGTGTGCTGTTACTTAATACCATTGAAGAACCTGACCAGGAGCAGACCGATATATCATTAATGACCGTAGGGCTTGGCCTTGCCAATACACAAAAGTGGGGCAGGAGCTCTCTAAGCGTAAATGCTGCATATATGAACTTACAGCCCTATCAGGTAGTAGTACCGCAAGATGTAAGCTGGAATAAGCCTTATCAGTCATTCTCGGGAGAAACGGTATATCGTTACAAAACAGAGAATGGTATTTTTAAAGTATATGCGGCTTTTGACCGAGCCAATTTTAGCCTGAACCAAAAAGACATTAATCAGCCTCAACTAATTCGCACCAGCATTACTAATGATAACTTTTATACAAACAGCTCTTATAAGGGAGTGTTTGGTACTCAGTGGACGGTGCAGGCGGGCATAGCATACGGTTACAGCCATAATGATATAGGCCTTGATGAAAATACCGTGACTAACGGTGAACACAGCAGCCATATGAAGCTGAAGTTTACCAAAGGTTTTAGCAGCAGGGTAAAATTATCCTTCGGAGCAGATTATTTCCTGACAGATTTTACAGAACGCTATACTGAGCCTTCTGGGTTTACTTACACCAGTGGTTATGTTAATAATATAGCAGCTACTTATGCTGAAGCAGATTTTATATTTTCAAAAAAGTTTGCGCTTAAAACGGGTATTCGTGCTACTTATAGTGATGTAATAGGGCAAAGCAATATCGAACCGCGCATAGCACTGGCTTACAAAGCAGGGGCAAAGGGGCAGTTCTCATTAGCGTATGGCGATTTTCATCAGACACCAAAAGCCGATTACCTGAAATATTTTAAAGACTTTGAATTTGAAAAAACGGCACATTACATCTTTAACTATATGTACAATGGTGATGGAAAAACTTTTAGGGCAGAGTTTTATTATAAAGATTATGCCAACCTTGTAAAATACAATTCGTTATTGCCGGAGTATAACAGTACCTACAGTAACAAGGGTAAAGGCTTTGCGCAGGGTATTGACCTGTTTTACCGCGACAGCCGCAGTATCAAAAATCTTGATTACTGGATATCGTATTCATATATTGACAGTAAACGCGATTATAAAAATTATGAAAAGGAAGTAACGCCATCGTATATTGCACGTCATAACTTCTCTATAGTAACAAAATACTGGATAAGCGACTTGCGCTCGCAACTTGGGGTTACCTATAGTTTTAATAGTGGCCGCCCTTATGATAACCCTAATCAGTCCGCATTTATGGCTGGGCAAACCAAAAGCTACAATAACTTAAGCCTGAGTTGGGCTTATTTACTTAGTCAGCAAAAAATACTTTATTTTTCAGTATCAAATGTGTTGGGGTATGATAACACGTTTGGTTATACCTATGCAAATAATGCGGGAGCCGATGGTATGTATGCCCGCCAGGCTATAACACAGCCCGCCAGCAGGTTCTTTTTTGTAGGTTTCTTTTGGAGCATTAGCGATGACAAAAAATCTAACCAGCTGGAAAATCTTTAA
- a CDS encoding YceI family protein: MATKHWVLDPAHSDIHFRIRHLVISSVTGTFKVFSGRFVTPQHDDFSEAYFTIKIDVYSIDTNNRDRDEHLKSPDFFNADAFPDIEFLSTEFKHIEGDKHTLTGDLTIKGITKQVTLDVLFGGEAKDGFGVERAGFEINGFVNRNDFGIHANDVTEAGGLVLGEDIKLHANLQFTNQVD; the protein is encoded by the coding sequence ATGGCTACAAAACACTGGGTTTTAGACCCTGCACATTCAGATATTCATTTTCGCATCCGCCATCTGGTTATTTCTTCTGTTACGGGTACATTTAAAGTATTTAGCGGAAGGTTTGTAACGCCGCAGCACGATGATTTTTCAGAGGCGTATTTTACCATTAAAATTGATGTCTATAGCATAGATACCAATAATCGGGATAGGGACGAACACCTTAAATCGCCCGATTTTTTTAATGCAGATGCGTTTCCTGATATAGAATTCCTTTCAACCGAGTTTAAACATATAGAAGGTGATAAGCATACTCTTACCGGAGATCTTACTATTAAAGGCATTACAAAACAGGTAACGCTTGATGTGTTGTTTGGTGGTGAGGCTAAAGACGGTTTTGGTGTAGAACGTGCCGGTTTTGAAATTAATGGCTTTGTAAATCGCAACGATTTTGGTATTCATGCCAATGATGTTACAGAGGCTGGTGGGCTTGTACTGGGCGAAGATATTAAACTACACGCAAACCTGCAGTTTACAAATCAGGTTGATTAA